In one Brassica oleracea var. oleracea cultivar TO1000 chromosome C9, BOL, whole genome shotgun sequence genomic region, the following are encoded:
- the LOC106315004 gene encoding nucleolar and coiled-body phosphoprotein 1 — translation MEKESKASTLKSDQKVIVLRSVAQYLERCGFSKCFKKLLSEAEIEKKELDSSLPDLDEVFCQFFHKSYVEAVEVKESGDDNEDGKKKAASVDENGSDDHEKDEKAKKEKKKKKKKEPERRTEREKEEEENKTKSKSRPSEADEDDKEKSSKKRKRSEPEETKEQTEEEDDEESKRRKKDESVVDETPVKKQAADVQENGNVEKSEKKSGKGLSNSKVPKKPFQRVNVEEIVFTDERLKDNSYWAKDGADSGYGAKAQEVLGQVRGRGFRHEKTKKKRGSYRGGEIDVRSHSVKFEYSDDE, via the exons ATGGAGAAAGAGAGTAAAGCCTCGACCTTGAAGTCGGATCAGAAGGTTATTGTTCTCCGTTCGGTAGCTCAGTACTTGGAGCGATGTGGGTTTTCTAAATGCTTCAAGAAACTGCTCTCCGAAGCTGAAATCGAG AAGAAGGAATTGGATAGTAGCTTACCGGATCTTGATGAAGTTTTCTGCCAGTTTTTTCACAAGAG CTATGTTGAAGCTGTGGAGGTTAAAGAATCTGGTGATGATAATGAGGATGGGAAGAAGAAAGCAGCAAGTGTAGATGAGAATGGATCTGATGATCACGAAAAGGACGAGAAGGCTAAGAAGGAGAAGAAGAAGAAGAAAAAGAAGGAACCAGAG AGACGGACTGAAAGAGAAAAAGAAGAAGAAGAAAACAAAACCAAGTCAAAGTCTAGGCCTAGCGAGGCTGATGAGGATGATAAGGAGAAATCCTCCAAGAAAAGGAAAAGATCAGAGCCTGAAGAGACAAAAGAACAGACTGAGGAGGAGGATGATGAGGAATCAAAACGTAGGAAGAAGGATGAGAGTGTAGTAGATGAAACACCTGTTAAGAAGCAGGCTGCTGATGTTCAGGAAAACGGTAACGTTGAGAAGAGCGAAAAGAAATCAGGAAAAGGGCTTTCTAACTCAAAAGTG CCGAAGAAACCGTTTCAGAGAGTGAACGTTGAAGAGATTGTCTTCACTGACGAGAGGCTTAAAGACAACTCTTATTGGGCAAAG GATGGTGCTGATTCGGGTTATGGTGCTAAAGCTCAAGAGGTTCTAGGACAAGTCAGAGGAAG GGGTTTCCGACATGAGAAGACGAAGAAGAAACGAGGAAGCTACAGAGGAGGAGAGATCGATGTTCGGTCACATTCAGTTAAGTTTGAGTACTCAGACGATGAATGA